The following DNA comes from Pleuronectes platessa chromosome 9, fPlePla1.1, whole genome shotgun sequence.
tagtggtagttgtagttggggtagtggttgttgttgttggggtagtggttgttgtagttgaggtagtggttgttgtcgttggtgtagtggttgttgtagttggggtagtggttgttgtcgttggggtagtggttgttgtagttggggtagttgtcgttgtagttggggtagtggttgttgtcattggggtagtggttgttgtagttggggtagttgttgttgtcgttggggtagtggttgttgtagttggggtagttgttgttgtcgttgggatagtggttgttgtagttggggtagtggttgttgtagttggggtagtggttgttgtcgttggggtagtggttgttgtagttggggtagttgtcgttgtagttggggtagtggttgttgtcattggggtagtggttgttgtagttggggtagtggttgttgtcgttggggtagtggttgttgtagttggggtagttgtcgttgtagttggggtagtggttgttgtagttggtgtagttgttgttgtcgttgggatagtggttgttgtagttggggcagtggttgttgtagttggggcagtggttgttgtagttggggtagtggttgttgtagttggggcagtggttgttgtagttggggtagtggttgttgtagttggggaagtggttgttgtagttgaggtagtggttgttgtcgttggtgtagtggttgttgtagttggggtagttgtagttggggtagtggttgttgtagttggggtagtggtagtcgTTGTTGTAGTGAGAGTGTTACACAAACTAGTCCCACAACAGGCTGGTCCACTGGTAATGGTACCAACATCTTGCATGAAAGGCAGTGACCCCAGGCtggcagcagctgcacacagatTTGTAGATGCACAGCCAAAAGCTGGAGAAGTGCCGCCCGTATTTGTCACTAAAGATGAAACACAATCGTAGGTTTGTTAGTTGGATAATTTCAGAGAGAATTCTTCACTTTAACAGGAACTTGATTTCATgaggaaatgtattttaatgacAGTAATTTAACATTAGTCGTTGCCATAGTTACAGTCGTGCAGTATTTTAGCATCGCACCTTATTACTGACATGTACACGTGTACTTCAGGACCTCGTGACTTCACTAATTTCACTGTTATATGTTCTCATGTGTGCAACAGAGAATATGTGTGATCCAATCCAACCACACCCTTCAACTATACTGATTGTTTTCAGAGGTGATACAGGCCTGAAGCTTTCAACCAGTAGAGGGCAGCAGAACACTATGTTTCAGTCTGATGTTAAGTTACTCGTCTCAGTGAAAGAAGCAAGTCCACAATTTAAACATACGTTCACGTCagtcaaaatgttgaactaaatcaaactcaattaatcaatcaatcaatcatcaatacaattttatttgtatagcccatattcacaaatcaaaattcgtctcatagggcttttacatggtgtgacatcctctgtccttaaccctcagcaagagtcaggacaaactactaaaaacccttttaacaggtaaaaatacgtagaaacctcagagagacacatgtgagggatccgtctcccaggacggacagaagtgcattagatgtcaggtgtaggaaaacatcatcaagataaaggttttagaaacattgatgagggtaaacatttttaaGGATATCTTTAATACTacatgtcaagcagtcctgctgcatcatAGCTTATGGGCAGCAGCCAGtaagatcatgatccgccatacagatcggatccactatagtatAATTAATGAGTTTGTTCAATGTTCATTGTTGAGctgtatttatttcatgttttcaaaGCTGTTCCCATTTCTTAGTTCAATGATtatcaaaacaaacaattgtTCTTTTAATTCACTTTTGAATCAAAGAAACTCaaaatgagtaaaaaaaaaattgtggacAGAGCAAGAGACTTTTGTACGGAAGCGTGATGAATTCACATGAAATTATAGTTCCTGTATAGACATGGACTTGCTGTTATGAATCTGTAACTTCACAAAGGAAAAGTTTTATGTTTTAGACCCTTCAAAGAGGCACAAGCTCTTACTGTGTTGTTTAGTGAAGTTTCtaataaacctgaaaacatcagttgAATGTCTCGACTATCTTTAGGGGGATATGCTTCAGATAGATAAAGgatatttttcatctttgtcattaattcaaatattttgtttgttacTCTTTTGTAGTTCACTGTTATTTATACAGAAGGAGAGTCGGACAGTTTTAAGCGACGTTATAATATATatgttatggatcataaatACAGAGTAACACAGATGATACAGATTTAATTAAAGTGCTTTAAATGTTTAGTACATGAGTAAATATATCTTAAGTCTTCACTCTTTAGTATGAATATgttaaaaatacttaaaggTAGTAGAATAGGTTTGAAGTAAACTTTGTTTAGATGCAGTATATGAAGAAGACTTACCACTGGCTTGAAAGCAGCGATCCTCTGTTCCCTTACATTGTAGTGGAAGGCTGCAATCAGAGGTGACGGGGTTACAAACGTGACACTGTAGACTGTTATCTGCTGGAACCACAGGgactgaaacagacaaaaaatgaTACTGTTtattagaggaagagagaagatggaagtgttatggattaaaaacaacatgtcagGAGAAGGATGCAGATTAATAAGACTCATCTACATCTACTTACAAGGCAGAGTGTTGGAGTTGCAGCTGTCTGTGTCGCAGCATGTTGCACTTGCAAGTGCACTGGAAACACCCAAGTTCACTGAAAATGTAGAAGAGCCAGTGGCTggacacagggaggggggggcacaggCCTTGTAGATTTGCTGTCCAGGAGTCCCAGATGAAACGGCTGCAGAGTCAAAGTGCAGTTTGTTAATGGTGATGGAAAGCACACGTCACTTTGCAGTACATGTATTTCACTGGAAAGTAACTTGTAGAGAAGTTTACCTTGAATGGAAGCTGTGATACACATAGTTTCTGTGAGACATGTAACTGGTACTTTGGTTGAACAGGTAACATTCGTACAAGTTTCACACACAAGTGCTTCACCTGCAATGTGGAGAAAAATAGTCAGTGATATGTTGATCTGATCTAAATTGTTGTTCATAAAGGCTCAAAAATCTTCTCACTGTTCAAAAGGAGTTTCAGACATATGGGttgtaatttaaatataaatagacaCTACATACATGACTCTAAATTATTTCATCTGCTTCCTACCTGTTTAGTCTGTTTCTTGTACTGCTGTACTGTAACTTATGAATTTCTCCTCTCAGGATCAATAGAGCCTCCTTATATTGTCAAGGatattaataatacaatatgataaataataatatattattaaaaatagtaaTTAGTTACCTGTGCTGGAGAGCGCCCAGATGAGAGTCAGAGAAAGAAGCAGCTTCATCATGATGAACAGGTAAGTTCAGTAGATTCCTTATACGACCTCTCATCTGCACAGAGGCACTTTATATACTCTACAGGTGATGAACGCCTGTATGGCTGATACACGTCTGAATATCTCAGGGATTGGGcgtgtttacatttttacagcGTGATCATTCAAACTGTCAGTCTCTCTTTTGTCAAAGAGGAAAACACGTCAACACACGACAACACACGACAACACACGACAACACACCTAAACACACCCATTTATACTTCGTCACTGTTAACCTCTTCAGCATAGTgcaccaaaaacaaaaagcataaaACATAGACCTACATTTCCCTCAGGATCATTTAAGTATCCAAATGTGTATatcattaatatattaatgtatttGATACGGCTTAATTATAGAGTTTAACAGACTTTCTCTGAGTAGCAGAATCTGTCATTAAAAgttttgatttcatgtttctCAGAActctaaataaaagaaaagctgTTTTTACAATGATCACATGTCACATACGCTTCTTGTCATTTATCATCTGGAATGTTGTGAAACTGGTAACCTGTTTGTTAATACATCTTGATGCAGCagcttaaaaataattaaataaaatgtgttaataataattataggaTATTACACTAATC
Coding sequences within:
- the LOC128448209 gene encoding phospholipase A2 inhibitor and Ly6/PLAUR domain-containing protein; its protein translation is MMKLLLSLTLIWALSSTGEALVCETCTNVTCSTKVPVTCLTETMCITASIQAVSSGTPGQQIYKACAPPSLCPATGSSTFSVNLGVSSALASATCCDTDSCNSNTLPFPVVPADNSLQCHVCNPVTSDCSLPLQCKGTEDRCFQASVTNTGGTSPAFGCASTNLCAAAASLGSLPFMQDVGTITSGPACCGTSLCNTLTTTTTTTTASDACCVRMGMLHLLIGLLIFILF